One Methylobacterium sp. 77 DNA window includes the following coding sequences:
- a CDS encoding lytic transglycosylase domain-containing protein: MTSLRRLAVLACLVAASPASAEVATETVEQALCRLIEDAARVRALPVPFLTRLIWRESSFRVTAVSPVGAQGVAQFMPGTARERGLTDPFDPEQAIPHAAHLLADLNRQFGNLGLAAAAYNGGAGRVSGWLAGTGGLPAETRAYVMAITGAPAEDWRGGAAVNGPEADTDAPKAEPAKTCLQVTAALRIPSRGDRFALGGNEGPAAPWGIQLAGNFSKSLALQSFSRTRSLYAGVIGEVRPMIIGTRLRSRGTRAFYRIRIPAESRAAGDILCGRIRKVGGACIVLRT; the protein is encoded by the coding sequence GTGACATCCTTGCGCCGCCTCGCCGTCCTCGCCTGCCTCGTCGCTGCCTCGCCCGCCTCGGCCGAGGTGGCGACGGAAACCGTGGAGCAGGCGCTGTGCCGCCTGATCGAGGATGCGGCCAGGGTCCGCGCCCTGCCGGTGCCATTCCTGACGCGGCTGATTTGGCGGGAGAGCAGCTTTCGCGTCACCGCAGTGAGCCCGGTGGGGGCGCAGGGCGTCGCCCAGTTCATGCCGGGCACGGCGCGCGAGCGCGGGCTGACCGATCCGTTCGACCCCGAACAGGCGATCCCGCATGCGGCGCACCTGCTCGCGGACCTCAACCGCCAGTTCGGCAATCTGGGACTTGCGGCGGCGGCCTATAACGGCGGCGCCGGGCGGGTCTCGGGATGGCTCGCCGGGACCGGCGGCCTGCCGGCCGAGACGCGGGCCTACGTCATGGCGATCACCGGTGCGCCGGCGGAGGATTGGCGCGGCGGCGCGGCCGTGAACGGTCCCGAGGCGGACACCGACGCGCCGAAAGCCGAACCCGCGAAGACCTGCCTTCAGGTCACGGCCGCCCTGCGCATCCCCTCGCGCGGCGATCGGTTCGCGCTCGGCGGCAATGAAGGTCCGGCGGCGCCCTGGGGCATCCAGCTCGCCGGCAACTTCTCGAAATCCCTCGCCCTCCAGAGCTTCTCCCGCACCAGGAGCCTCTATGCCGGGGTGATCGGTGAGGTGCGGCCGATGATCATCGGAACCCGGCTGCGGAGCCGCGGCACGCGCGCCTTCTACCGCATCCGCATTCCGGCCGAGAGCAGGGCGGCGGGCGATATCCTGTGCGGACGCATTCGCAAGGTCGGCGGCGCCTGCATCGTCTTGAGGACCTGA
- a CDS encoding alpha/beta hydrolase produces the protein MTRAFAALATLVCLALAAFGVTACSPLALFDAVGPRDQGGRLAQKSAAFGTHPRQRLDVFTPVGGATDATVLVFFYGGSWKSGTKDDYEFVGQALAAQGFVTVIPDYRVYPEVRFPDFLDDGAAAIAWVRDNIAEYGGDPRRIVLAGHSAGAYNAVMLGLDQRYLRKAGVDPKIIRAVAGLSGPYDFYPFDQDTSRDLFGEAPDPAATQPVTFAGPHSPPAFLASGDGDTTVKPSNTRSLAARLRAVRVPVQERIYPGLDHADTLLALSVTFRSKAPELSEMTSFLKQYAGDRQHARTVSRWDR, from the coding sequence ATGACCCGCGCCTTCGCCGCCCTCGCCACTCTCGTCTGCCTTGCCCTGGCCGCTTTCGGGGTCACGGCCTGTTCGCCTCTCGCCCTGTTCGACGCGGTCGGTCCGCGGGACCAGGGTGGCCGGCTGGCCCAGAAGAGCGCCGCTTTCGGTACCCATCCGCGACAGCGCCTCGACGTGTTCACGCCCGTCGGCGGCGCGACGGACGCGACGGTCCTGGTGTTCTTCTACGGCGGCTCGTGGAAATCCGGCACGAAGGACGATTACGAGTTCGTCGGCCAGGCCCTGGCGGCGCAGGGGTTCGTGACCGTCATTCCCGATTACCGCGTCTACCCGGAAGTGCGGTTCCCCGATTTCCTCGATGACGGCGCCGCCGCCATCGCCTGGGTCCGCGACAACATCGCCGAATATGGCGGCGATCCGCGCCGGATCGTGCTCGCGGGCCATTCGGCCGGGGCCTACAACGCGGTGATGCTCGGGCTCGATCAGCGCTACCTGCGCAAGGCCGGCGTCGATCCCAAGATCATCCGGGCGGTGGCCGGGCTGTCCGGTCCCTACGACTTCTATCCCTTCGACCAAGACACCTCGCGCGATCTCTTCGGAGAGGCGCCCGATCCGGCCGCGACCCAGCCCGTGACCTTCGCCGGCCCGCATTCGCCGCCGGCCTTCCTCGCCAGCGGGGACGGCGACACCACCGTGAAACCCAGCAACACCCGGAGCCTCGCCGCCCGTCTGCGCGCGGTGCGCGTGCCGGTTCAGGAGCGGATCTATCCCGGCCTCGACCATGCCGACACCCTGCTCGCGCTCTCTGTGACCTTCCGCTCGAAGGCACCGGAACTGTCGGAGATGACGAGCTTCCTCAAGCAATATGCCGGCGACCGGCAACATGCCCGCACCGTCTCGCGGTGGGATCGTTAG
- a CDS encoding DUF1192 domain-containing protein — MRDDETDRPKRPISHVIGESLDTLSVDEITQRIDVLQAEIERLAAAKSAKKDARDQASSIFKL; from the coding sequence ATGCGCGACGACGAGACCGACCGGCCGAAACGCCCGATCTCCCACGTGATCGGCGAGAGCCTCGATACGCTCTCCGTCGACGAGATCACCCAGCGGATCGACGTGCTTCAGGCCGAGATCGAGCGGCTGGCGGCGGCCAAGTCGGCCAAGAAGGACGCGCGTGACCAGGCGTCGTCGATCTTCAAGCTTTAG
- a CDS encoding TetR/AcrR family transcriptional regulator yields the protein MRPWREGPGDRRSYHHGNLKEALIEAARRFIAERGVGGFTLVDAARLVGVTPAALYRHFRGREALLEEVAGRGFTDLAERLARSLSSRGTPLERFTRMGEAYLAFAEEEPGYYAAIFETRGAPVIADPHSADVPARPSPFDLLLEALKSTFPEGFGGVEPRFIALEVWALSHGLATLSASAHLPKGPGMPDKYELLRAGVLALVHGAGSPRSPV from the coding sequence GTGCGACCCTGGCGCGAAGGACCGGGAGACCGGCGCAGCTACCACCACGGCAACCTCAAGGAGGCGCTGATCGAGGCGGCACGCCGGTTCATCGCCGAGCGCGGTGTCGGCGGCTTCACCCTGGTCGATGCGGCCCGCCTCGTCGGCGTGACGCCGGCCGCGCTCTATCGCCATTTCCGGGGCCGCGAGGCCCTGCTCGAAGAGGTCGCCGGCCGCGGCTTCACCGATCTCGCCGAGCGGCTGGCCCGCTCGCTCTCCTCGCGCGGCACGCCGCTGGAGCGCTTCACCCGAATGGGAGAGGCCTATCTCGCCTTCGCCGAGGAAGAGCCGGGCTATTATGCCGCGATCTTCGAGACGCGAGGAGCCCCCGTGATTGCGGACCCGCATTCCGCCGATGTCCCGGCGCGGCCGAGTCCCTTCGACCTGTTGCTCGAAGCGCTGAAATCGACCTTCCCGGAAGGGTTCGGGGGCGTCGAGCCGCGCTTCATCGCCCTCGAAGTCTGGGCCCTCTCGCATGGTCTCGCGACCCTCTCGGCTTCGGCGCACCTGCCGAAGGGACCGGGAATGCCCGACAAGTACGAGTTGCTCCGCGCGGGCGTGCTCGCCCTCGTCCACGGCGCCGGGAGTCCGCGAAGCCCGGTCTGA
- a CDS encoding DUF2852 domain-containing protein: MSFSSTSPWATGKACRSGPFPRRSFEIGAVVVAFIYWWPLAAAYIAWKVAGYPALSELRGMVGRGADWQAGMRKSRFAQAFEAADLRGTGNLAFDDYRRSELDRLDAQRKALQEESRAFAEFVEELKRAKDREQFDAFMAKRGNNGPTQAV; encoded by the coding sequence GTGAGCTTTTCCTCGACCTCTCCCTGGGCCACCGGCAAAGCCTGCCGCAGCGGTCCGTTTCCCCGCCGCTCTTTCGAGATCGGCGCCGTCGTCGTCGCGTTCATCTATTGGTGGCCGCTGGCGGCCGCCTACATCGCCTGGAAGGTGGCGGGTTATCCCGCCCTATCCGAATTGCGCGGCATGGTCGGCCGTGGCGCCGACTGGCAGGCGGGCATGCGCAAATCGCGCTTCGCCCAGGCCTTCGAAGCGGCCGATCTGCGCGGCACCGGCAATCTCGCCTTCGACGATTACCGCCGCTCGGAGCTCGACCGGCTCGATGCCCAGCGCAAGGCGCTGCAGGAGGAGAGCCGCGCCTTCGCAGAGTTCGTGGAGGAGCTGAAGCGCGCCAAGGACCGCGAGCAGTTCGACGCCTTCATGGCCAAGCGCGGCAATAACGGCCCGACGCAGGCCGTCTGA
- the upp gene encoding uracil phosphoribosyltransferase, whose amino-acid sequence MQVADDGQGLDSKSADGRATVTVVGHPLVQHKLTLLRQKERSTKGFRQILNEIGMLLAYEVTRDLPLEPVTIETPIQVMEASQIAGKKLVLAPILRAGVGFLDGMLSLVPSARVAHVGLYRDPETLEAVEYYFKAPSDLADRTVLVLDPMLATANSAIAAIDLLKQRGARDLRFVCLLAAPEGIAKLQATHPDVPVWTASIDSHLNDHGYIVPGLGDAGDRMYGTR is encoded by the coding sequence ATGCAGGTTGCGGACGACGGTCAAGGCTTGGACAGCAAAAGCGCGGACGGGCGGGCCACGGTCACGGTGGTCGGCCATCCCCTCGTCCAGCACAAGCTGACCCTGCTGCGGCAGAAGGAGCGCTCGACCAAGGGCTTCCGCCAGATCCTGAACGAGATCGGCATGCTGCTCGCCTACGAGGTCACCCGCGACCTGCCCCTCGAACCGGTGACGATCGAGACGCCGATCCAGGTGATGGAAGCCTCCCAGATCGCCGGAAAGAAGCTCGTCCTGGCGCCGATCCTGCGCGCCGGCGTCGGCTTCCTCGACGGCATGCTGTCGCTGGTGCCGTCGGCGCGAGTCGCGCATGTGGGTCTCTATCGCGACCCGGAGACGCTGGAGGCGGTGGAATATTACTTCAAGGCGCCGTCGGACTTGGCCGACCGGACGGTCCTTGTGCTCGATCCGATGCTCGCCACCGCCAATTCGGCCATCGCGGCGATCGACCTCCTGAAGCAGCGCGGCGCCCGCGACCTGCGCTTCGTCTGCCTGCTGGCGGCGCCGGAGGGTATCGCCAAGCTGCAGGCGACCCATCCCGACGTGCCGGTCTGGACCGCTTCCATCGACAGCCATCTCAACGACCACGGCTACATCGTGCCCGGGCTCGGCGATGCCGGCGACCGGATGTACGGCACGCGCTGA
- a CDS encoding NAD(P)H-quinone oxidoreductase — MTSSPNLPETMRQIRFAGAGGPDVLTLETVPLPQPGPGQVLIDVVAAGVNRPDIQQREGKYPPPKGATEIPGLEVAGRIVALGEGSEGFSVGDEVCALTISGGYAEFAVAETGQCLPRPAPLSLIEAAGLPETYFTVYSNVIERGRLKAGESFLVHGGSSGIGSTAIQMAKNQGARVFATAGSAEKCAFCRELGADEAINYREADFAEEIKRLTEGKGVDVILDMVGAPYLARNLASLAIEGRLVQIAFMQGYKVESFSMTPIMMKRLTFTGATLRARPKAEKASIADGLRRDIWPLLTDGRMKPIIHATFPLEKASEAHALMESSAHLGKIMLTTGR; from the coding sequence ATGACGTCAAGCCCCAACCTGCCCGAGACCATGCGCCAGATCCGGTTCGCGGGGGCAGGTGGACCGGACGTCCTGACCCTCGAGACGGTGCCGCTGCCGCAGCCCGGCCCCGGCCAGGTGCTGATCGACGTGGTGGCGGCGGGCGTGAACCGGCCCGACATCCAGCAGCGCGAGGGCAAGTATCCGCCGCCGAAGGGAGCCACCGAGATTCCGGGCCTCGAAGTGGCCGGCCGCATCGTCGCCCTCGGTGAGGGTTCGGAGGGGTTCTCCGTCGGCGACGAGGTCTGCGCACTGACGATCAGCGGCGGCTATGCCGAATTCGCCGTCGCCGAGACCGGCCAATGCCTGCCGCGCCCGGCGCCGTTGTCGCTGATCGAGGCGGCCGGACTGCCCGAGACCTATTTCACCGTCTACAGCAACGTCATCGAGCGCGGGCGGCTGAAGGCGGGCGAAAGCTTCCTCGTCCATGGCGGATCGAGCGGCATCGGCTCGACGGCGATCCAGATGGCCAAAAACCAAGGCGCGCGGGTCTTCGCCACAGCCGGCTCGGCCGAGAAATGTGCGTTCTGCAGGGAGCTCGGCGCCGACGAGGCGATCAATTACCGCGAGGCGGATTTCGCCGAGGAGATCAAGCGACTGACCGAGGGCAAGGGCGTCGACGTGATCCTCGACATGGTGGGCGCCCCCTACCTCGCTCGCAACCTCGCCTCGTTGGCGATCGAGGGACGCCTCGTCCAGATCGCCTTCATGCAGGGCTACAAGGTCGAGAGTTTCAGCATGACGCCGATCATGATGAAGCGCCTGACCTTTACCGGCGCGACCCTGAGGGCGCGCCCCAAGGCCGAGAAGGCCTCCATCGCCGACGGCCTGCGCCGCGACATCTGGCCCCTGCTCACCGACGGCCGGATGAAGCCGATCATCCATGCCACCTTCCCGCTGGAGAAGGCGTCCGAGGCACATGCGCTGATGGAATCCAGTGCCCATCTCGGCAAGATCATGCTGACGACCGGTCGCTGA
- a CDS encoding GSCFA domain-containing protein yields the protein MSADVSDQLEQRVRSSKTFFRGETVNYYPRDTSLEKSTAIDEYMVHGWMPKGGVVEKSTPVVAFGSCFAGNVAKYLDERGYNVLTKRDNKAYVTRMGDGIVHTFAIRQQFEWAWQNKTPSQDLWHGYQAEDFGYSEDARRDTVALFNEAKVFIITLGLSEVWYDEPTGEVFWRAIPSDKIDPSRHKFRVSTVTENLENLRVIHKLIREFRPDATILFSLSPIPLTATFRPVACITANAVSKAVLRVALDELFRGAKDSNLFYFPSYEIVTTIFNNQWTADRKHVYGHILDFNMKVFEHYFCVDGINRDGLETSFRLAQELDNLIGKKGHNALSVLSGHTPQERKALKMAIRKERAALAETRSPEQIKAARIAKRKTKRIALQRAKIDEKFGEGSARGPSIESNS from the coding sequence ATGAGCGCGGACGTTTCTGATCAACTCGAGCAAAGAGTTCGAAGCAGCAAGACCTTCTTTCGGGGTGAAACCGTCAACTATTACCCCAGGGATACATCTCTCGAAAAATCCACTGCTATTGATGAGTATATGGTTCACGGATGGATGCCAAAGGGTGGCGTTGTCGAAAAAAGCACACCCGTTGTAGCGTTCGGCTCCTGTTTTGCTGGCAACGTTGCCAAGTACCTTGATGAGCGCGGATATAACGTTCTCACAAAGAGAGACAATAAAGCTTACGTGACGCGAATGGGGGATGGCATCGTCCACACCTTTGCCATTCGCCAGCAATTCGAGTGGGCTTGGCAAAATAAGACGCCCTCACAGGATCTTTGGCACGGCTATCAGGCGGAAGATTTCGGGTATTCGGAAGACGCGCGGAGAGATACAGTAGCGCTCTTTAACGAAGCAAAAGTTTTCATCATCACGCTCGGCCTATCCGAAGTTTGGTATGATGAGCCGACTGGCGAGGTATTTTGGCGCGCGATACCGTCGGACAAGATAGATCCATCGCGACACAAATTTCGAGTATCTACTGTCACGGAGAATCTCGAGAATCTTAGGGTCATCCACAAGCTCATCCGCGAGTTTCGTCCGGACGCCACAATCCTTTTCTCGCTGTCTCCCATTCCCCTGACCGCTACATTCCGTCCTGTGGCCTGCATCACGGCAAATGCTGTTTCCAAAGCAGTCCTGCGCGTGGCCCTCGACGAGCTCTTTCGCGGCGCGAAGGACAGCAATCTATTTTATTTTCCAAGTTATGAAATCGTAACAACGATTTTCAATAATCAATGGACTGCAGATCGAAAGCATGTTTACGGGCATATACTAGATTTTAACATGAAAGTATTCGAGCACTATTTCTGCGTCGATGGGATTAATCGTGATGGGCTGGAGACATCTTTCCGTCTGGCGCAGGAGCTCGACAATTTGATCGGCAAGAAAGGGCACAATGCATTGTCCGTACTATCGGGGCATACGCCCCAGGAACGCAAAGCCCTGAAAATGGCGATCCGTAAGGAGCGCGCGGCTCTGGCGGAAACAAGATCCCCTGAACAAATCAAAGCCGCACGTATTGCTAAGCGGAAAACGAAACGGATCGCACTGCAACGTGCGAAGATTGACGAGAAATTCGGTGAGGGGAGCGCCCGCGGTCCATCCATAGAAAGTAATAGCTGA
- a CDS encoding glycosyltransferase family 61 protein has product MAKVGEPLFATLSDARRAVSSGSWQQILDWGKDDAFLLQSHHIVNAYVAAAYELSQVDALQRAADLALSPRWDRNHRYSFARAFVASERCDLAWRTIQANPDIYSDPAFVKQARRVIAYSHDEVLRDEIKRAIVVAMKGGSEIKPTPSSLHFAFESSPAVALGSAVAKLSSRTSPRHLAAFDLAIQRTRDALLKAKRPVLREYSNVFVDRHGQIWREDGSIIKTTGKPIVNIGRNEVSNHHAAVFGIKETRGIYHWLVDRLASFAWMLQEDIGKMPILLSDKASHFEATTLSLVSLGDLVCSVGGPEYVERLIVPRVGFEGMMYWDQVSPIFQNIRNYALDMAVKAALSPAEKIYISRSDAKRRPMSNEKEIEVRLAAEGYQIISFTGMPLWQQFFIAFSAKEIVAPHGAGLSHLIMCASGTKVTEILPISDGTHKLRFNYARLSLLRGHQYSAWLEPQIGEEDSWSVDVDPFLEFLHTQ; this is encoded by the coding sequence ATGGCGAAAGTTGGTGAGCCTTTGTTCGCGACTCTCTCGGACGCCCGGCGAGCGGTATCGAGCGGAAGTTGGCAGCAGATATTGGATTGGGGCAAGGATGATGCCTTTCTCCTCCAGAGCCATCATATCGTCAACGCGTACGTTGCAGCGGCTTACGAGCTTTCACAAGTCGACGCGCTTCAACGGGCCGCCGATCTAGCATTGTCCCCGCGGTGGGATCGAAATCATCGATACTCATTTGCTCGTGCGTTCGTTGCGTCGGAGCGGTGCGATCTTGCTTGGCGGACCATTCAGGCGAACCCGGACATTTACTCTGACCCTGCTTTTGTCAAGCAAGCACGCCGAGTGATCGCGTATTCACACGATGAAGTACTACGTGATGAAATCAAACGCGCAATTGTAGTAGCGATGAAAGGCGGCTCGGAGATCAAGCCTACGCCGTCAAGCTTGCATTTCGCATTCGAAAGTTCGCCTGCCGTCGCACTTGGCAGTGCTGTCGCTAAGCTCAGTTCGCGCACGTCGCCGAGGCATCTTGCTGCATTTGATCTGGCGATCCAGCGCACGCGTGATGCTTTATTGAAAGCCAAAAGACCAGTTTTACGAGAATACAGCAATGTCTTTGTGGACAGGCACGGTCAAATATGGCGCGAGGATGGATCCATAATAAAAACCACTGGCAAGCCCATTGTGAATATAGGAAGAAACGAAGTTTCGAACCATCATGCTGCGGTGTTTGGAATTAAAGAAACTCGAGGAATTTATCATTGGCTTGTTGATAGGCTCGCATCTTTTGCTTGGATGCTTCAAGAGGATATCGGTAAGATGCCGATCCTGTTAAGCGATAAGGCCTCACATTTTGAGGCAACGACTTTAAGTCTAGTAAGCCTCGGTGATTTGGTTTGCTCCGTCGGTGGTCCAGAATATGTCGAAAGACTTATTGTGCCACGTGTCGGTTTTGAAGGAATGATGTACTGGGATCAAGTTTCTCCTATTTTTCAAAATATTAGAAATTATGCCCTAGACATGGCAGTGAAAGCAGCATTGTCTCCGGCAGAAAAAATCTACATTTCTCGCAGCGATGCAAAACGACGTCCCATGTCGAATGAGAAGGAAATTGAAGTTCGGCTGGCGGCAGAAGGTTATCAAATAATTTCTTTCACCGGCATGCCGTTGTGGCAGCAGTTTTTCATAGCGTTTTCTGCAAAGGAAATTGTTGCGCCACACGGCGCAGGACTTTCTCATTTAATCATGTGTGCGTCTGGAACCAAAGTAACGGAGATACTTCCTATTAGCGATGGCACCCATAAGCTGAGATTTAATTATGCGCGGCTTAGTCTGCTTCGAGGGCATCAGTACAGTGCTTGGTTAGAGCCTCAGATTGGCGAGGAAGATAGCTGGTCCGTCGATGTAGATCCGTTCCTGGAATTCCTCCATACGCAGTAA
- a CDS encoding IS5 family transposase (programmed frameshift): MAEFWLTDEQFAKIAPHLPTDTRGKERVDDRRVISGIIHVLKSGGRWTDAPREIYGPKKTLYNRFVRWAAKGVWGDLFETLARAGGPPSQVLIDSSAVKAHRCASGGKGGQSQAIGRSRGGRTTKIHALTDRFCRPLAFLLTGGQVADCKAGAQLLERAPACRIMLADKGYDSDAIRRQIEATGAAPNIPPKSNRRWKPCFSPVLYKGRNAIERMFGRLKDFRRIATRYDRSATNYLAAVCIAATVSYWL, translated from the exons ATGGCCGAGTTTTGGTTGACCGACGAGCAGTTTGCGAAGATCGCTCCGCACCTGCCGACAGACACCCGGGGCAAGGAGCGTGTCGACGACCGACGCGTGATCAGCGGGATCATCCACGTGTTGAAGTCAGGTGGGCGTTGGACGGATGCCCCGCGGGAAATCTACGGCCCGAAGAAGACCCTCTACAATCGCTTCGTGCGTTGGGCGGCCAAGGGGGTCTGGGGTGATCTGTTCGAGACCCTGGCCCGTGCAGGTGGGCCACCTTCCCAGGTGCTGATCGACTCCTCGGCCGTGAAGGCGCATCGCTGCGCCTCCGGTGGAAAGGGGGGG CAAAGCCAAGCCATCGGCCGCTCGCGGGGTGGACGCACCACCAAGATCCACGCCCTCACCGACCGGTTCTGCCGCCCGCTCGCCTTCCTGCTGACGGGCGGACAGGTGGCGGACTGCAAGGCGGGAGCGCAACTCCTGGAGCGCGCGCCGGCGTGCCGGATCATGCTGGCCGACAAGGGCTACGACAGCGACGCCATCCGTCGTCAGATCGAGGCGACGGGAGCGGCACCCAACATCCCGCCCAAGTCCAACCGGCGATGGAAGCCGTGCTTCTCCCCCGTCCTGTACAAGGGCCGCAACGCCATCGAGCGCATGTTCGGACGCCTCAAGGACTTCCGCCGCATCGCCACGCGATACGACCGGTCGGCCACCAACTACCTGGCTGCCGTCTGCATCGCCGCTACCGTCAGCTACTGGTTATGA
- a CDS encoding IS630 family transposase (programmed frameshift), with amino-acid sequence MGRPYSQDLRERVVEAAATTSRRQAAARFGVGIATSIRWMAALATTGTVAPRPQGRARRSKLDPHEAFLRALIEEKGDITLEEMRARLRDEYDLTVGLGTLWSFLDARDLTYKKKTAHATEQDRPDVKAAREAWFECQLDLDPARLVFLDETWTSTNMARLRGRSPRGERLRSPIPHGHWKTTTLVAALRLSGIAAPFVLDGPINRDAFQAYVDQVLVPELIPGDIVVMDNLGSHKGPAVRSAIEAAGARLLFLPPYSPDFNPIEMAFSKLKALLRKAAERTVEGLWSAIGRLVDTVTPDECANFFAAAGYEPD; translated from the exons ATGGGACGACCCTACAGCCAGGACCTGCGCGAGCGGGTGGTGGAAGCCGCTGCAACGACCTCCCGCCGGCAAGCGGCCGCGCGTTTTGGAGTCGGCATCGCGACCTCGATTCGCTGGATGGCCGCGCTCGCGACAACCGGGACGGTGGCCCCTCGTCCGCAAGGGCGGGCGCGCCGCTCGAAGCTCGATCCACATGAGGCGTTCCTGCGCGCCCTGATCGAGGAGAAGGGCGACATCACCCTGGAAGAGATGCGCGCCCGACTGCGGGACGAGTACGATCTCACGGTCGGGCTCGGCACCCTGTGGAGCTTCCTCGACGCACGCGATCTCACCTACA AAAAAAAGACAGCCCACGCCACCGAGCAAGACCGCCCGGACGTGAAGGCCGCGCGCGAGGCATGGTTCGAGTGCCAGCTCGATCTCGACCCCGCGCGCCTCGTGTTCCTCGACGAGACCTGGACCTCCACCAACATGGCCCGCCTGCGCGGACGGTCTCCCCGCGGCGAGCGGCTGCGTTCGCCCATCCCGCACGGTCATTGGAAGACCACGACCCTGGTGGCGGCCCTGCGCCTGTCCGGGATCGCCGCACCGTTCGTGCTCGATGGGCCGATCAACCGTGACGCCTTCCAGGCTTACGTCGATCAGGTCTTGGTGCCTGAGCTCATCCCCGGCGACATCGTCGTCATGGACAACCTCGGCAGCCACAAAGGTCCGGCCGTGCGATCGGCCATCGAGGCGGCGGGCGCGCGGCTCTTGTTCCTCCCGCCTTACTCGCCCGACTTCAACCCCATCGAAATGGCGTTCTCGAAGTTGAAGGCGCTGCTGCGCAAAGCGGCCGAGCGAACCGTCGAGGGTTTGTGGTCGGCCATCGGACGCCTCGTCGACACCGTCACACCTGACGAGTGCGCCAACTTCTTCGCCGCCGCAGGATACGAACCAGATTAA